The Helianthus annuus cultivar XRQ/B chromosome 16, HanXRQr2.0-SUNRISE, whole genome shotgun sequence genome includes a window with the following:
- the LOC110919241 gene encoding uncharacterized protein LOC110919241 — MAEVVEISETVSEPEVVAEDVSVVVEEVSGDNVVNIEEIAAEVYYYQLEQEVLGSLMKSVLPPNISESFAGYFEEPKTGSCPRFEEKKEVVEELIDVSKEMTGEALRDIADKALMGKLKEVDSESEESKSVSSVSVKQEESGVQEIKSVKLSESESNNVGKTDCVEQKYPDGVEAALNLKLRSIEDDLPETIDVTFSPSDTDKKSQVIKTIVDQVLDEESDKSEKAQSEKSKPSVEVKKMENALKSESNIFKDDVVEFENEVDKFLDEFPPITNKIKTIVKEEVPNVTFDFPKTNEKCDVVFGSVSEGLSKSILSKWIMDSGASRHMTGTLALLYDVKSINGSYVGFAGNQGGRIVGQGTLSNGVIPFDKPASVLFNPIHNVCCSLDEEQNPLLSEFRSILEFMRRVPILKALIEKRLMFRSHIKRFWKHASYDEQSKTINSVVKINDEKKPIVISEVVIREIIDFPDEENSPTKLPEKMVKGCMLRMGYVSDLNSASYLKSKFTKLYKFLIHSVLIAMSHQEGGFDTMRDYLMNMVVALVLNKKYNFSHIVFHYMVDEIVSDRKTWLYPRFVQMMLDHAYPNLDRDEENDLLVLSHMDNDSIRSLARYHPKHPEPTKFAELFGAIKDENYQDPDPENHEHWRSEEERKEKGYADELKILKNFMSKRGEWFLKEQKKKKKTKKATSKTQKDEDEPEEVEPVVAAEEDLSNVDDHMLFDNDVLETGPTVVAEVDQVVNVEAQKGKDKVIDDIEGDDVDKDTTSSSSSSEEEVDETERLRKVQEAIEKEKLLRKRKRQEKDDDDAYVPSPEHVSESQSPPSGRKKAGARDFYFANTSQVKNVEKKVDEVIAENKKLAAENKKVIDRERILEMRVKRLENDNKELVRVAKLEEEKARRDEQNEYFKLKNKELEAAKAFRDHEFYILNKVVESMLGTSVEKKFEELQVEELRAQRQAEIDKKMKEKGKGVEGSSAVTERSIVPSMVVENPEPISAVSCLFEDYTPLDELIGDSDEEDEEEEDDEEDEKDEKVYSASSHGSDDDDDDAQGGTGLKVTEASTENNVDDLMNDSVNEESGGADRQGESGDAQNVQQAQKLILRLDTYHEEGEHFHTYTLEAIKEMTRMVNPDFKFDFEEELNAEFKEELNAFDINQQSEYEYRYVEEADLYDRVEVEDWTDDESVNEDTSQLPTLMEFFTEENRDELRRKVAEF; from the exons ATGgcagaagttgttgaaatttctGAGACGGTGTCTGAACCGGAAGTAGTGGCTGAAGATGTTTCTGTGGTTGTTGAAGAGGTTTCTGGTGATAATGTGGTCAATATTGAAGAAATAGCTGCTGAAGTGTATTACTATCAGTTAGAGCAGGAAGTTTTGGGAAGTTTAATGAAATCTGTATTGCCTCCTAACATttctgaatcttttgcaggttactTTGAAGAACCAAAGACCGGATCATGCCCAAGGtttgaagagaagaaagaagtcgTTGAAGAGTTGATAGATGTGTCGAAAGAGATGACTGGAGAAGCTTTGAGAGACATAGCTGACAAAGCTCTAATGGGAAAACTCAAAGAGGTAGACTCAGAATccgaggagtcaaagtctgtCAGTAGTGTGTCTGTCAAACAAGAGGAATCTGGAGTTCAAGAGATCAAATCAGTCAAACTGTCTGAGTCTGAGTCAAACAATGTCGGTAAAACTGATTGTGTAGAGCAG aaatatccagatggggtggaagcagCTTTGAATCTCAAATTGAGATCGATAGAAGATGATTTGCCTGAGACCATAGATGTCACATTTTCCCCATCCGATACCGACAAGAAATCTCAGGTTATTAAAACgattgtcgatcaggtgttggatgaggagAGTGATAAATCTGAAAAGGCTCAATCTGAGAAG TCGAAACCGTCTGTTGAGGTCAAAAAGATGGAGAATGCTTTGAAAAGTGAATCAAACATTTTTAAAGATGATGTTGTTGAGTTTGAGAATGAAGTTGATAAGTTTCTTGATGAATTTCCACCGATAACTAACAAAATTAAAACGATTGTGAAAGAAgaagttccaaatgtcacattTGATTTTCCGAAAACAAATGAGAAGTGTGATGTTGTGTTCGGAAGTGTGTCAGAA gggctgTCCAAGTCTATTCTATCaaagtggattatggatagtggcgcttcaaggcatatgactgggACGCTTGCTCTGCTCTATGATGTCAAATCCATAAACGGAAGCTATGTTGGATTTGCCGGGAATCAAGGTGGAAGGATCGTTGGTCAAGGAACGCTGTCAAATGGCGTGATTCCGttcgacaaa CCAGCTTCAGTGTTGTTCAATCCTATTCATAATGTGTGCTGCAGTTTGGATGAGGAACAAAATCCGTTGTTGTCAGAATTCAGAAGTATTCTGGAATTTAtgaggagagtgccaattctgaAAGCTTTAATAGAGAAACGCTTAATGTTCAGATCTCATATTAAACGTTTTTGGAAGCATGCATCTTATGATGAACAAAGTAAAACAATTAATTCAGTTGTTAAGATTAATGATGAGAAGAAACCAATTGTCATTTCTGAAGTTGTTATTCGAGAAATAATTGATTTCCCGGATGAAGAGAATTCGCCAACGAAATTGCCAGAAAAGATGGTTAAGGGCTGTATGCTAAGAATGGGCTATGTTAGTGACTTAAACAGTGCAAGttatttgaagtcaaagtttACAAAGCTGTACAAGTTTCTTATTCATTCTGTGTTGATAGCAATGAGTCACCAGGAAGGAGGATTTGATACAATGCGTGATTATTTGATGAACATGGTTGTAGCTCTTGTTTTGAACAAGAAATATAACTTTTCTCACATTGTCTTCCATTACATGGTTGATGAAATAGTTTCGGACAGGAAGACTTGGCTATATCCAAGATTTGTGCAGATGATGTTAGACCATGCATATCCTAATCTGGATAGAGACGAAGAAAATGATCTGTTGGTGTTATCACACATGGATAATGATTCTATTAGATCATTAGCCAGATATCATCCAAAACATCCAGAGCCAACAAAGTTTGCTGAATTATTTGGAGCTATTAAAGACGAAAATTATCAGGATCCTGATCCTGAAAATCATGAACATTGGAGAagtgaagaagaaagaaaagagaaagGTTATGCTGATGAGCTGAAAATTCTTAAAAATTTCATGTCAAAGAGAGGTGAATGGTTCTTAAAGgaacagaagaagaagaagaagacaaaGAAAGCTACTTCTAAGACACAAAAGGATGAAG ATGAACCTGAAGAAGTTGAGCCAGTTGTTGCTGCAGAAGAAGATCTGTCTAATGTTGATGATCATATGTTGTTTGATAATGACGTCTTAGAGACAGGGCCAACAGTGGTTGCTGAAGTTGATCAAGTTGTTAATGTTGAAGCTCAGAAAGGGAAAGATAAAGTTATTGATGACATTGAGGGAGATGATGTGGATAAAGATACTACGAGTTCCTCGAGTTCTTCAGAAGAGGAAGTTGATGAAACTGAACGTTTACGAAAAGTTCAGGAAGCAATAGAAAAAGAGAAGTTattgagaaagagaaagagacaggAAAAGGACGATGATGATGCTTACGTTCCTTCTCCTGAACATGTCTCCGAGTCACAATCTCCTCCAAGTGGTAGAAAGAAGGCTGGAGCTC GAGATTTTTATTTCGCAAACACCTCACAAGTAAAGAATGTTGAAAAGAAGGTTGATGAAGTGATTGCTGAGAACAAGAAGCTAGCCGCTGAAAACAAGAAAGTTATAGATCGTGAAAGAATTCTAGAAATGCGTGTGAAGAGGTTGGAGAATGATAACAAAgagttg GTGAGAGTTGCTAAGCTTGAGGAAGAGAAAGCTCGACGAGATGAGCAAAATGAATATttcaagttgaagaacaaagAACTTGAAGCAGCTAAAGCGTTCAGAGATCATGAGTTCTACATATTGAATAAAGTAGTTGAAAGCATGCTCGGAACGTCTGTAGAGAAAAAGTTTGAAGAGCTGCAAGTTGAAGAGCTTAGAGCGCAACGTCAAGCTGAGATAGAtaagaaaatgaaagaaaagggtAAAGGAGTTGAAGGAAGTTCTGCAGTGACAGAAAGATCTATTGTTCCTTCTATGGTTGTTGAAAATCCTGAGCCTATCTCTGCTGTTTCTTGTCTTTTTGAGGATTATACTCCTCTTGATGAGTTGATTGGAGatagtgatgaagaagatgaagaagaggaggaTGACGAGGAAGATGAAAAAGATGAGAAAGTCTATTCGGCGAGCAGTCATGGTTCTgacgatgatgacgatgatgctcaGGGTGGTACAGGATTGAAAGTTACAGAGGCTTCTACTGAGAATAatgttgatgatttgatgaacgATTCTGTGAACGAAGAATCAGGGGGAGCTGATAGACAGGGGGAGTCAGGTGATGCGCAGAACGTTCAACAAGCTCAGAAGTTGATTCTGAGATTGGATACTTATCATGAAGAAGGAGAGCATTTCCATACTTACACGTTGGAAGCAATTAAAGAAATGACTCGCATGGTGAATCCTGACTTTAAGTTCGATTTTGAAGAAGAACTGAATGCCGAGTTTAAAGAAGAATTGAACGCTTTCGATATAAATCAGCAGTCTGAGTATGAGTATCGATATGTTGAAGAGGCTGACTTGTATGATAGAGTTGAAGTGGAAGACTGGACAGATGATGAAAGCGTTAATGAAGATACTTCACAGTTGCCAACGTTGATGGAATTCTTTACTGAGGAGAATCGTGATGAGCTGCGAAGAAAAGTTGCTGAATTTTGA